A genomic region of Megalobrama amblycephala isolate DHTTF-2021 linkage group LG6, ASM1881202v1, whole genome shotgun sequence contains the following coding sequences:
- the eef1akmt1 gene encoding EEF1A lysine methyltransferase 1 isoform X2 — protein sequence MSDSDDDVPQLSAATLAALQEFYAESGRTGLEQDSIQTDKFCVGAVEEDWRMSQFWYSEDTATRLAEEVMQQAGEHGRIACISAPSVYQKLKQLESMRSDSVSAVLLEFDRRFAAYGEEFVFYDYNNPLCLPENLLPQSFDIVIADPPYLSEECLSKVALTVKYLTKGKILLCTGAIMEEHAGKLMDLKICSFLPKHSHNLANEFRCYVNYESRLLS from the exons ATGAGTGACAGTGACGATGATGTGCCTCAGCTCTCCGCGGCGACACTTGCAGCGTTGCAAGAGTTTTATGCCGAGAGTGGAAGGACGGGACTGGAGCAAGACTCGATCCAGACCGACAAGTTCTGTGTTGGTGCCGTGGAGGAAGACTGG CGCATGAGTCAGTTCTGGTACAGTGAAGACACGGCCACACGGTTAGCAGAGGAAGTCATGCAGCAGGCTGGAGAACATGGGAG GATAGCTTGTATAAGTGCACCAAGTGTGTATCAAAAGCTGAAACAGTTGGAATCCATGAGGTCAGATAGTGTGTCTGCTGTTTTGCTGGAGTTTGACCGACGTTTCGCAGCATATGGAGAAGAGTTTGTCTTTTATGATTACAACAACCCTCTGTGCCTCCCTGAGAATCTCCTTCCTCAGAGCTTTGACATTGTCATCGCAGACCCTCCATATCTGTCCGAGGAGTGTCTCAGCAAGGTGGCACTCACTGTTAAATACCTCACTAAGGGCAAAATCCTGCTCTGCACAG GAGCTATTATGGAGGAGCATGCTGGCAAACTTATGGATCTGAAGATATGCAGTTTTTTACCGAAACACAGTCACAATCTGGCTAATGAGTTCCGCTGCTACGTTAACTATGAATCAAGACTTCTCTCATGA
- the eef1akmt1 gene encoding EEF1A lysine methyltransferase 1 isoform X1 encodes MGMRICFAFRICTRSATVVETRVKPFSLLCALFIGSVSMSDSDDDVPQLSAATLAALQEFYAESGRTGLEQDSIQTDKFCVGAVEEDWRMSQFWYSEDTATRLAEEVMQQAGEHGRIACISAPSVYQKLKQLESMRSDSVSAVLLEFDRRFAAYGEEFVFYDYNNPLCLPENLLPQSFDIVIADPPYLSEECLSKVALTVKYLTKGKILLCTGAIMEEHAGKLMDLKICSFLPKHSHNLANEFRCYVNYESRLLS; translated from the exons ATGGGCATGCGTATATGTTTCGCCTTTCGGATTTGTACTCGCTCGGCCACCGTAGTTGAAACACGTGTGAAGCCGTTTTCTCTTCTGTGTGCGTTGTTCATTG GATCTGTTTCAATGAGTGACAGTGACGATGATGTGCCTCAGCTCTCCGCGGCGACACTTGCAGCGTTGCAAGAGTTTTATGCCGAGAGTGGAAGGACGGGACTGGAGCAAGACTCGATCCAGACCGACAAGTTCTGTGTTGGTGCCGTGGAGGAAGACTGG CGCATGAGTCAGTTCTGGTACAGTGAAGACACGGCCACACGGTTAGCAGAGGAAGTCATGCAGCAGGCTGGAGAACATGGGAG GATAGCTTGTATAAGTGCACCAAGTGTGTATCAAAAGCTGAAACAGTTGGAATCCATGAGGTCAGATAGTGTGTCTGCTGTTTTGCTGGAGTTTGACCGACGTTTCGCAGCATATGGAGAAGAGTTTGTCTTTTATGATTACAACAACCCTCTGTGCCTCCCTGAGAATCTCCTTCCTCAGAGCTTTGACATTGTCATCGCAGACCCTCCATATCTGTCCGAGGAGTGTCTCAGCAAGGTGGCACTCACTGTTAAATACCTCACTAAGGGCAAAATCCTGCTCTGCACAG GAGCTATTATGGAGGAGCATGCTGGCAAACTTATGGATCTGAAGATATGCAGTTTTTTACCGAAACACAGTCACAATCTGGCTAATGAGTTCCGCTGCTACGTTAACTATGAATCAAGACTTCTCTCATGA